Sequence from the Aromatoleum petrolei genome:
CACGCGCGCAATCGCATCCGCCAGCGACAGGGCCTCGTCCTCCTCGCTGCCGTCGTCGTCTGCTTCATCTACCTCGCCGCCCTCGAAGATCTCGCCGAGCGCATCGAATTCGTCGGCATCGAGGAACTCGCCGCCCTCATCGTCGTCATCTCCGTCGTCGCCTTCCGGCGTCAGGGCCGCCAGCTGCAGCACCTCGCTGCGGCTGGCGACCAGCACCGTCACCTGCGGCAACACCAGCTCGGCGAGCGCCGCCAGCATGTCCTCGCCCGAGGCTTCCTCGCCATCGACGATGGACAGCGCCGGTTCCAGCACCAGCGGGACATCGGGATAATCGGAAAGGATTTCGGCAATCGCCGCGACATTCTCGACACTGCCGAGCAGGCCCAGTTTGAAGGCCTGCACCGGAATATCCTCGAGCAAGGCCCGCGCCTGCGAATCGACCGCATCGGCATCCAGCGCCAGCAGCTCCTCGACGCCGCGCGTGTCGCGCACGGCGATCGCCGCCACGACGGACAGGGGATGACATCCCATGCTCGCCAGCGTCAGGACATCCGACTGGAGGCCGGCGCCGCCAGTCGCGTCGCTGGTGGCGAAGCACAGCACGACAGGGGGAACTGCAGTGAATCCGAGGGGCATGAAAGAATCTGCCGGTTGCGCCAGATGCCTGTTCTGGCACGGCATGAAAAATGCGGTAAGATGCGGCGGATTTTACAGCCAATTTGCCCGGAGCATGCCTACAGATGGCCCACACGCGCCCCAATACCGGATGCATCCGGCGCGCGCGCTCATCGGCCACCCTGAAGGGGGCGCTTGCGCCCGAGGCAACGCCGCCTTGCGCGGGCGCGCCCCGGCCACCGGGCAGAACACGCGGATGCAGACGGCATGCCATCCGTCCGCGACCGCGCCTTCGCCGCATGCTCTTATCGACATGTGGATGCGTCGCCGTAGCGGAGCACGCGGCGTACCGCAGCGCGTACGCGACGCTGCAACGCGTGCGCAGCCGCCACGCTGATCACGTCAGCAAGGATTGAAGCCATGGATCTGACCGGACTCAAGGTGATGGTGATCGACGACAGCAACACCATCCGCCGCAGCGCCGAGATTTTTCTCACCAACTCGGGCTGCCAGGTACTGCTGGCGGAAGACGGCTTCGACGCGCTCGCGAAGATCGCCGACCATCATCCCGACGTGATCTTCGTCGACATCATGATGCCGCGCCTCGACGGCTACCAGACCTGCGCGCTGATCAAGAAGAATCCGCAGCTCGCCGCGACCCCGGTGATCATGCTGTCATCGAAGGACGGCCTGTTCGACCGCGCACGCGGCCGCATGGTCGGCTCCGACGAATACCTCACCAAGCCCTTCACCAAGGACAGCCTGCTCAAGGCAGTCGCCACCCATGCCGCGCGCAAGGCCGGCACGGGTCTTTGACTGGAGACTCATCGCAATGCCGATCAAGAAGATACTGGTGGTCGACGATTCCCCGACCGAACGCCTCGCCCTGACCGAGCTGCTGACCGCGAAAGGCTACCAGGTCGTAACCGCCGAAAGCGGCGAAGACGCCATTGCGCGCAGCAAGAGCGAAAAACCCGACCTCATCCTGATGGACGTCGTCATGCCCGGCATGAATGGCTATCAGGCCACGCGCACCATCTCGCGCGACGAAGCCACCAGCGCCATCCCGATCATCATGTGCACCAGCAAGGGGCTCGAGACCGATCGCATCTGGGGGATGCGCCAGGGCGCGCACGACTACCTCGTCAAGCCCGTCAATCCCGCAGATCTTCTCGCGCGCATCCAGGCGCTGGGTTGACGCCCGATGACCAAGCGACTCAGCCTGCGCGAATTCCAGGAGGACCTGGTGAGGCGCTTTGCCGAAGCACAGAGCGGCAACCGCCGCGCACTGCTGGGCGTGCGGGCGGGACGCGAGAACTGGCTCGTCAACCTAACCGACAGCGGCGAGATCCTGCCTGCCCCGCCGCTGGCGCCCGTGCCGCTCACGCACGACTGGTTTCGCGGCCTCGCGAACGTGCGCGGTACGCTGTTCAGCGTGGTCGATTTCTCTGCCTTTCATGACGGACCGCTCACTGTGCCGGGCGGACCCGCGCGCCTGCTCCTGGTCGGTGCACGCCACGGCACGAACTGCGCGCTGCTGATCTCGAGCGCGCTCGGACTGCGCAACCCGGACGACTTCCATACCGATCCCGACGGCGGCATGGACGAGCGCCCCTGGGTCGCCGAACGCCTGCTCGACAGCCGCGACCAGCACTGGCTGCGGCTGGACGTGCCGACGCTGCTCGCCCACCGCGGCTTCCTGCAGGCCGGCCTCGAGTGAGCACGCACGCGCCCCTTATCGCCTACCTTCACGGCAACCCATCATCCGATCTCGCGGAGCACACACCATGGCCCTCAAGCTTCCGACGCTGAACTTCACGAAAAAGAAGAAGGCCGACCCGGAAGGCGAGACGCTCGCCACCACCATCATGGAGGCGGCCCCGCCGCGGCGCAGCCCCGAACCGGCCGCCGCCAAGAACGGCGCGAAGCAGGCAGGCAATGCCGCCAACCGCTTCGGCATGCTCGCCACGGTCTTCGCCGCGGCATCCATGGTGGGTCTGGGCCTGCTCTACTACCAGTACCGCCAGTCGGGCAACGCCACGGCCTACATCGCCGCGGCAGGCGAGATGGAAACCACCGCGCAGCGCATCGCCAAGGCCGCCCAGCTTTCCCTGCAGGGCAACGCACAGGCCTTCGCCGAACTGCGCACGAGCACAAACCGCTTCACCGCCCTGCTGGACGCGGTGGCGAACGGCGGCAACATCGAAGGTCGCAGCCTCCCGGCCGCGCCCACGGATGCCCAGCCACGGGTGGACGACCTCGCGGCGAAATGGCGCCCCACTGCGGAGCTCGCCAACCAACTGATCGCCCAGGAAAACAATCTCCTCGTGCTCAACCGCTCGGTCGCCACGATCAACCAGCAGAACGAGTCCCTGTACGAACAGGCGCGACAGATCGTGCAGACTCGCGTCGGCGGCAACGCGCGCGACATCACCGCCGCCACCAACAGCGTCGTGCTGACGCAGCGCATCGCCAAGAACGCCAACGCGCTGCTGGTCGCAAATGCGATCGACCCGGAAACGGCCTTCGCGCTGGGCAAGGATGCCAAGTCGCTCACCGAGGTGATCAACGAGCTGCGCGCAACCACCGCCGATCCCGAAGGGCGGCGACGCGTCAATGAATTCGCGACCGCAGCCACCGAAACCCTCGACGCCGTCGACGACATCCTGCAGCACATCCAAACCCTCGTGCAGGCGAAGAAGGCCGGCAGTGACATCTTCGGCGCGTCCGAGCCGCTGTCGACCAGCGCAAGCGAGCTCTCCGCCGCGCTGTCCGGCGCCACTGGCGGCCTGTCGCCGGCAACGCTCGGCATCGCGCTTGCGGCGATCGTCGGTCTCATGGCCCTGAGCCGCATGGCGCAGGTGAACAACCGCGAACTCGCCGCACGTCAGCTCGAGGCGGAGCAACACCAGCGCGCAGCGGAAAACGAACGCAACCTCGCGCAGCAAGCGATCCTGCGCCTGATGAACGAGATGGGCGACCTCGCCGACGGCGACCTCACCGTACGCACCACCGTTTCGGAAGACATCACGGGCGCGATCGCGGACTCGGTCAACTACACCATCGAGGAACTCTCGGTGCTGGTGCGCCGGATCAACGATGCCGCGACGCGCGTGACGCAGGCGACCGAATCCGCGCAGAAGACCTCCACCGAGCTCCTCGGCGCGACCGAACGGCAATCGCGCGAAATCGAGGAGGTCGGCGCAACCGTCGAGCAGATGGCCAAGACCATGACGGAATCCTCCGAACGCGCGCTGCGCTCCGCACAGGTCGCGCGCCGCTCGCTGGAGTCCGCGCGCAAGGGCGCGGGTGCCGTGGAGAACACCATTAAGGGCATGAACGGCATCCGCGAGCAGATCCAGGAAACCTCGAAGCGGATCAAGCGCCTGGGCGAATCCTCACAGGAGATCGGCGAGATCGTGGAACTGATTTCCGACATTACCGAGCAGACCAACGTCCTCGCGCTGAACGCAGCAATCCAGGCAGCATCCGCCGGCGAAGCGGGCCGCGGCTTCACCGTCGTTGCAGAAGAAGTTCAGCGCCTCGCGGAACGCTCCGCCGAGGCGACCAAGCAGATCGCGGCGATCGTGAAGACGATTCAGACCGACACCAAGGATGCCGTCGGCTCGATGGAAAACGCCACCCGCGACGTGGTCGAAGGCGCGCAGCTGTCCGACGCGGCAGGCCAGGCGCTGGCCGAGATCGGCGAGGTGTCGACCGAGGCGGCACGCCTCATCGAACAGATCTCCAGCGACACGCAACATCAGGCGGCCACCGCGACCCGCGTCGCCGCGACCATGAAGGAAATTCTCGCGATCACCGAACAGACCGCAACCGGCACGCGCCAGACCGCCGTATCGGTCGGCCAGCTCGCCGACCTCGCTGTCGAACTCAAGGGTTCGGTGTCGGGCTTCAAGGTCTGACGCACTCGCCCCTCGCTCGGGAACCGGCCATGACGCACCCTTCAGAACTGGATTTGGGCCCGCTCACCTGGGTCAAGAACGAAATCGACCTCGCTCTCGCGCGCGCCGATGAATCGCTCGAACAGGCGCTAGCCGCATCCGATGCACCGAGCCGCGTGCAGTTCGCGCAGACCCACCTGCACCAGGTGCGCGGAGCCCTTTCGATCGTCGGCCTGGACGGTCTCACCCAGTTCGCCTCCTCGCTCGACCAGTCGCTCGGGCTGCTCGCCCGCGGCGAACGCGCCATCGACGCGGCGACCATCGCCTTGGCGCGGCGCGCGCTCGCGACGATGGGCAACTACATCGAAGAGCTGGTGCATGGCACGCCCGACCAGCCGCTGCGCCTGCTGCCGCTGTACCGGGAAATCAACGCCATCCGCAGCGCGGACCCGGTCGCCCCGGCGGAACTGTTCTTCCCCGATCTCACGCAACGTCCGCCGCGCCGCCAGATCGCCAGCGTCACGCTGACCGACGAAGCCCGCCAGGCACAGCTGCGGGCGCAGCGCGCCCTGTTCCAGCGTGGCCTGCTGCAGTGGCTGCGCACGCCAAGTGACGCAGCCGGCCCAACGGCCATGCTGGACGCTGTGAAGGGCATGGAGGTGCTGCATACCGGCGCCCCCGTCACCAACCTGTGGTACGCCG
This genomic interval carries:
- a CDS encoding methyl-accepting chemotaxis protein, yielding MALKLPTLNFTKKKKADPEGETLATTIMEAAPPRRSPEPAAAKNGAKQAGNAANRFGMLATVFAAASMVGLGLLYYQYRQSGNATAYIAAAGEMETTAQRIAKAAQLSLQGNAQAFAELRTSTNRFTALLDAVANGGNIEGRSLPAAPTDAQPRVDDLAAKWRPTAELANQLIAQENNLLVLNRSVATINQQNESLYEQARQIVQTRVGGNARDITAATNSVVLTQRIAKNANALLVANAIDPETAFALGKDAKSLTEVINELRATTADPEGRRRVNEFATAATETLDAVDDILQHIQTLVQAKKAGSDIFGASEPLSTSASELSAALSGATGGLSPATLGIALAAIVGLMALSRMAQVNNRELAARQLEAEQHQRAAENERNLAQQAILRLMNEMGDLADGDLTVRTTVSEDITGAIADSVNYTIEELSVLVRRINDAATRVTQATESAQKTSTELLGATERQSREIEEVGATVEQMAKTMTESSERALRSAQVARRSLESARKGAGAVENTIKGMNGIREQIQETSKRIKRLGESSQEIGEIVELISDITEQTNVLALNAAIQAASAGEAGRGFTVVAEEVQRLAERSAEATKQIAAIVKTIQTDTKDAVGSMENATRDVVEGAQLSDAAGQALAEIGEVSTEAARLIEQISSDTQHQAATATRVAATMKEILAITEQTATGTRQTAVSVGQLADLAVELKGSVSGFKV
- a CDS encoding chemotaxis protein CheW gives rise to the protein MTKRLSLREFQEDLVRRFAEAQSGNRRALLGVRAGRENWLVNLTDSGEILPAPPLAPVPLTHDWFRGLANVRGTLFSVVDFSAFHDGPLTVPGGPARLLLVGARHGTNCALLISSALGLRNPDDFHTDPDGGMDERPWVAERLLDSRDQHWLRLDVPTLLAHRGFLQAGLE
- the thiD gene encoding bifunctional hydroxymethylpyrimidine kinase/phosphomethylpyrimidine kinase, with amino-acid sequence MPLGFTAVPPVVLCFATSDATGGAGLQSDVLTLASMGCHPLSVVAAIAVRDTRGVEELLALDADAVDSQARALLEDIPVQAFKLGLLGSVENVAAIAEILSDYPDVPLVLEPALSIVDGEEASGEDMLAALAELVLPQVTVLVASRSEVLQLAALTPEGDDGDDDDEGGEFLDADEFDALGEIFEGGEVDEADDDGSEEDEALSLADAIARVLGRGVQYVLLTGAGEPGPQLVNVLVGREGVVRTDAWERLPGPFLGAGATLAAALVGALAHGMAVAEAVREAQEFTVQALTSAYRPGMGMAIPDRFFWARANEDDDGKP
- a CDS encoding response regulator, with translation MDLTGLKVMVIDDSNTIRRSAEIFLTNSGCQVLLAEDGFDALAKIADHHPDVIFVDIMMPRLDGYQTCALIKKNPQLAATPVIMLSSKDGLFDRARGRMVGSDEYLTKPFTKDSLLKAVATHAARKAGTGL
- a CDS encoding response regulator; this translates as MPIKKILVVDDSPTERLALTELLTAKGYQVVTAESGEDAIARSKSEKPDLILMDVVMPGMNGYQATRTISRDEATSAIPIIMCTSKGLETDRIWGMRQGAHDYLVKPVNPADLLARIQALG